In Gemmatimonadales bacterium, a genomic segment contains:
- a CDS encoding ATP-binding protein has protein sequence MDVTAEKQTDEERKAHLYALESMERVSQALQATDDLELMLDRMLDAVLEIFGCDRAVLGTWSDDPEPTSLVMLAKRARPGLAGDIPGVADDADTSLAAMARVLRTTVGPFQFLLESAPTAVAQVMARFRAQSVLTMTAPSEVGDPTTGYHFSIAQGSYPRVWTELEVRLFQQIGRRLDDALHRISVLRVLRESEARLEEAQRIAHVGHWEFDPDTDRLICSAEAYRILGLEPQRGPLTGGFRERVHPEDQLARERGIHNLYAGASATEWEYRVVRPSGEVRVVHLRGNVTRDDSGRPRRTFGTVQDVTEQRLAEAALRNAQRELAHVARVSTMAEIGSSIAHEVNQPLAAIVMNANASLRWLDARPPDLEEVRKAVQAILGDAHRASQVVERIRTLVRRDAPDAKPLNVNELIDDTLALLRVELARNEISVQTELTAELPEAVGDRVQVQQVLVNLILNARDAMESVPKTARVLTIRTRLDQAEGVTIEVRDSGKGLDPEQVDRLFEPFYSTKPGGLGMGLAISRSIVKAHRGRLWAAPSDGPGATLIFTVPVAAGRP, from the coding sequence ATGGACGTCACGGCCGAGAAGCAGACGGACGAGGAGCGGAAGGCGCACCTGTACGCGCTCGAGAGCATGGAGCGGGTCAGCCAGGCCCTCCAGGCCACGGACGACCTCGAGCTGATGCTGGACCGCATGCTCGACGCCGTCCTCGAGATCTTCGGTTGCGATCGGGCCGTGCTCGGGACCTGGTCAGACGACCCTGAGCCGACCTCCCTCGTCATGCTGGCGAAGCGTGCTCGGCCGGGGCTTGCCGGAGACATCCCCGGCGTCGCGGACGACGCGGATACCAGCCTGGCGGCGATGGCCCGGGTGTTGAGAACGACCGTCGGTCCGTTCCAGTTCCTTCTGGAGTCGGCACCCACGGCGGTGGCACAGGTGATGGCGCGCTTCCGTGCGCAGTCGGTGCTCACGATGACCGCCCCATCGGAGGTCGGCGACCCGACGACCGGTTACCACTTCTCGATCGCCCAGGGCTCGTACCCACGGGTCTGGACCGAGTTGGAGGTCCGGCTGTTCCAGCAGATCGGCCGCAGGTTGGACGATGCCCTGCATAGGATCTCGGTGCTCCGCGTTCTGCGCGAGAGCGAGGCAAGGCTGGAGGAGGCTCAGCGCATCGCGCACGTCGGGCACTGGGAGTTCGACCCGGATACGGATCGGTTGATTTGCTCGGCGGAGGCTTACCGAATCCTGGGGCTGGAACCACAGCGAGGTCCGTTGACCGGAGGGTTCCGGGAGCGGGTCCACCCGGAGGATCAACTCGCTCGGGAGCGCGGCATCCACAACCTGTACGCCGGCGCCTCGGCCACCGAATGGGAGTACCGGGTGGTCCGCCCGAGCGGTGAGGTGCGCGTCGTGCACCTGCGCGGCAACGTGACCCGGGACGACTCCGGCAGGCCGCGCCGGACGTTTGGCACGGTTCAGGACGTCACCGAACAACGCTTGGCCGAGGCGGCCCTGCGGAATGCGCAGAGGGAGCTCGCGCACGTGGCGCGGGTGAGCACCATGGCGGAGATCGGATCCTCCATCGCCCACGAGGTCAACCAGCCGTTGGCCGCCATCGTGATGAACGCGAACGCGAGCCTCCGGTGGCTGGACGCCCGGCCGCCGGACCTGGAGGAAGTGCGAAAGGCTGTCCAGGCCATTCTGGGCGATGCTCATCGCGCGAGCCAGGTCGTCGAGCGCATCCGCACGCTGGTGCGACGCGACGCCCCCGATGCGAAGCCCCTGAACGTCAACGAGCTGATCGACGACACACTCGCGCTGCTGCGGGTCGAGCTCGCGCGCAACGAGATCTCGGTCCAGACCGAGTTGACGGCGGAACTGCCCGAGGCCGTCGGTGATCGAGTGCAGGTCCAGCAGGTACTCGTCAACCTGATCTTGAACGCCCGGGACGCCATGGAAAGCGTCCCGAAGACGGCGCGCGTGTTGACGATCCGGACGCGCCTGGACCAGGCCGAGGGGGTGACGATCGAGGTGCGGGATTCCGGCAAGGGGCTCGACCCCGAGCAGGTCGACCGGCTGTTCGAGCCATTCTACTCGACCAAGCCGGGCGGGCTGGGAATGGGTCTGGCGATCAGCCGTTCGATCGTGAAGGCGCACCGCGGTCGGCTCTGGGCGGCACCGAGCGACGGCCCCGGCGCCACGCTCATCTTCACGGTGCCGGTCGCCGCGGGCCGCCCGTAA
- a CDS encoding response regulator, translating into MATTTPAAEVFVVDDDPSVRTALVRTLTSAGYRVRDFAAAQEFLDSGSHLQPGCLILDLRLPDLDGMALYERLRAAGAWMPVIFLTGFGDIPSSVEAMKAGAMDFLPKPVADEVLLAAVEAALVEEARRRADRVEQNEIAGRLATLTARERQVMQLVLAGRLNKQIAGDLGISEKTVKVHRGRVMAKMGVPQVARLVSLVARAGLVPDASGPAGRPAQ; encoded by the coding sequence ATGGCGACGACCACCCCCGCAGCAGAAGTGTTCGTCGTGGACGACGACCCCTCGGTTCGGACCGCGCTGGTCCGGACCCTGACCAGTGCCGGGTATCGGGTTCGGGACTTCGCCGCCGCGCAGGAATTCCTGGACAGCGGTTCCCACCTGCAGCCGGGCTGCCTCATCCTCGACCTGCGGCTTCCGGACCTCGACGGCATGGCGCTGTACGAGCGCCTCCGCGCCGCTGGCGCCTGGATGCCGGTGATCTTCCTGACAGGGTTCGGAGATATTCCCTCCAGCGTCGAGGCGATGAAGGCCGGGGCGATGGACTTTCTCCCGAAGCCGGTTGCGGACGAGGTGCTCCTCGCCGCCGTGGAAGCGGCGCTCGTGGAGGAGGCGCGCCGGCGAGCCGACCGCGTCGAGCAGAACGAGATAGCGGGGCGCCTCGCGACCCTGACTGCACGCGAACGGCAGGTCATGCAGCTCGTGCTCGCCGGGCGGCTCAACAAGCAGATCGCCGGCGACCTTGGCATCTCCGAGAAGACGGTGAAGGTCCATCGCGGACGAGTGATGGCAAAGATGGGTGTCCCGCAGGTCGCGCGGCTCGTCTCACTCGTCGCCCGGGCGGGTCTGGTTCCTGATGCCTCGGGACCGGCGGGGCGTCCGGCGCAGTGA